The stretch of DNA ATAGCGCCAGAGACATTGGATGGAAATAAACCGATTAGGGAGTTTACTTCATCAACCCTATCCCAAGACATATGGCATTATACCCTACAAGACATTCTCCAGTGTAATGCCCACTCTTAAATGTCTCCCAGGAGGACAGAGTGGAAGCTGGATTGCTTGAGGCTATTCCATAGCCTAACGGATCTAATGATTAACAACCAGCCAAAGCTTTCCTGTGCTTGCTTTCATCCTGCTACTTTTATTTATACTGCCCTAGATCATCCTAATTCTTGCCCTCCTTGGTGCGCTACATTCTGTTGTCAGCTGTGTCCTtggtttccattgtcttcagtgggaaccCTATGCTATGGGAATCCAAGGACAGACTTTCCATGTGGTGTTTACACCTTTCAGATCCATGCAGCCCTTGAAAATGTAAATGCTTTACACCTAGGGCTATGGATAAACTAGAAGGGAAGCTACCACTCTTCTGAGCCTGGAATGCTGTTACAGCTGtgtcacaaaaataaaaacaccaaGATTTTGTTTTGATATATAACAGATTGAGGGCAGTCTGCTGATTCTGGTGCTGTTTCTAAACAGCCCTCTAAAACTTGAATAATCTGTACCTTATGGGACAACTCAGGGGATGGTGTAAATAGCTTCTTGCTCCATGGAACAACGGCACACTGTACAAGAGCTAATTACACGGGCATTTTGCATGCAGAATGAAATGCTTAGAGCTTAAGAGTCAGGTTTGAATCCTAAGAATCAAATCCTGCGCAATAGGAGTCTTGCCACTGACTACAGTAGGACCAGAACTTGGACCTATATGCAAAAGCAAAGTAGACTTCCCCCCATGCATTAAACTAGACCCCCAAATGCTGCATAAAAGGGAGGAAGCATGGTCTACTGGTTAAAGTATAGGATTAGAAGTCCCACTGTGCCATAGGTTTGCTGGGTGACCTCAGACAAGCTTTATAGGTGAAAATCTTCAAAGGTTAGGGATTTACATCGATTTTAGGTTCCTAAATGTAGAAGTAAGCTCATTTACAGACATGATGAGTTCCCACTGCCCCAGGTGAAGACAAAAGGagctgtgggtactcagcacctctgaaaatcaaacacccaagtttgaaaacatTGGTCTTAAATAGGGAAATAGAAATGAGagaatgtatttgtaaaatagggaaacATGCTAACCTGACTTATAGGAATATTAGTCTTAGGTCCTATCTAAAGTACCCTGGGAACCTCAGATGTGTTTTCTGTTGTCAATTGCCCTCCCAAAACAGACAGCAATATTCCACACCCTCCCATATTCTGCACTGCATCTTCCTTAATCTCCTATCTGATTATTCCCTGGAAATAGTCATATTAATTACCAGTTGATTTGCATTCTTACAAGAAGGTCTGGATGAAGGTGTCTCTTCCATTCTGTACTGCAACTGGTGGCTCTTTGGATCAGCTGGTCCCCCTGGGACTCCAATCCAGAACCTTGCACATGTAAAAAGCAGACATAAGCACTAAACTGATGGCACCTTACTCACTGATGGTGAGTTCCCTTGGGAATCAGCAGCTGATGTTCCCCACGGATCATAACTGCtaggatggggcagaaggggaaaGATAGCTTCAGAAAATAACTGGGTCTCAGGTAACTTCAATAGGAAATGAACTGGCAGCCAGCACTGTGATCAGCATGGCCTGCTTAAAAGTCTAGCAGCTTCATTTCACACTAGCTAAAGCTGTTGAGGGGCCTTTACCTCCCAAATCCATTTCACCTGGGTCTCTTGCTACTACTTGGCCACTGCAGAAGAATGTCCAACATCTCTTCAGCATCAGTTGTGTGCTTGATTGGTGTGATTATGAATTAGTTTCTGGTGGGGAAGAATTAGCAGAGCCCTGATTTCATGTCCATATCCCTAGTAGTTGggggggtggagaaagggagtgaTGGGGAGAAGGGATATGAAACTATATTGCACTGAAgttctgtgtgtgcatgcaccaaCGACTAGCAAAGCATTTTGTAAACATTTGCAGCAGAGTCTAGCAGATATGGAACTGGACTGTGAATACAACCTGGCTACTAGTCTCAGCTCTTGAGCTACTGTGTGACTGTGACCAACTCACTTCCCTTCTCTCTGCCTCTATTCTCCCCTCTGCCAAACAGGAGTAGTTTTACCAATCACTTGTGTAAAGTGCCTTCTGATCAGTGAATAAGAAGAGCTACAAAGAGCTAAGTATTAAGTCCTGGGAAGTAGGTAAGCACTACTCTCTATTACAGAGATAGGGAAGCTGAGGCAAGGAATATAAGTGACTTAGGGTACGTTTACACTACAAGTTAGGAGTGTGATTCCCCAGCCCACATACACATACTCGCGGTAGCCCAGTGAGAGCTAGCATGTGTATAAATAGTGTAGCTGGGGAAGCATGGCTTAGTCATGTTGAGAACAAACCCGCCTGAACCCTGTGTCGGAGTAGAACCCatatctcctgattcccagtcttaTGCTCTGGATCAGTAGATTAATTTCTCTGCAGAAGTGGGAGCAtgggaatggggggaggaaggggggagttAAACCTCCACATCTTTATACCCCTAGGACTGAGTGTTCTAGGGTTACACACCTCCGATCTGTTGTCATTGGCCTCTTTCCCCCTTGCATCTCTCACCTCTGACTCCCTCTCGCTGCCTTGGCCCTCCTCTGCAAAGAAGCTGAAGGCAGGCCTCTCCCGCAATGAATCTGGTAGCCTTGTGCTGCTGCCCCACCTGTtgtggctgccacagccctgcccccacggaGCTGTACACACATTCCTGAGGTGGGCTCTATTTGGTTCCTGTTGGGAACTGGCattggggtgagggggaagcagaCAGGCAAATGTGTTGCCTGGTAAGGGGAGGCAGAGCTGCTAGAACTCACATAGGGCAAAAATCCCTACTAGCTCCACttcccaacctccctccctgtTGGCTTGACTCTCTGGTGGCTCCTCCTTAATGCCACATAACTGGTGATCCTCTAAGGTACACATGGCCCATGAACTACCCAGCTAGTTGCCATGGGCAAGCCCCAAAGCTTGGAACTGGCTCCCAATCTAAAGATCCCCAAATCTCACAGGGGCTGATTCTGGCCCATCTCCAGTTAGAAGCCTCTCTATTGCCTCAGTCTCACAGCTCCGTGGGACTTTCCTCGCCCGAGACAAATAGTCCCTTCTTCCCTGCTCAGGGTgcccagagcagagggaagaGTATCCGAGGAGACTGGAGCCTCTCACCTAGCAGAAGCAGTGGGGACAAAGCCAGGGATGGCTGAGGGGAGTCAGTGGGAACCAGAGGGCCTCAAGGCCAGACTTGGGGAGGAAGCAGAAGAGCATGAGGAAGGTCAAAGGAAGGGATGGGAGATCCTGAAGCAGCCACCCCATCCTGTCTCTGCTTTGCACTTCCCCTTCCTTGTGCCCCATCCTGTTAGTCTGCCCTGTCCCCACTATATTAATACCGAGCTCTACCTAGCACTCTTcacccatagatctcaaagcactttgcaaagcagAGCAGCAttcttatcctcattttacagctggttaaactgaggcacagagaaataaagTGACTTGTGCATAgtcacccagcagggcagtggcagagctaggagtagaacccaggtcacctgagtcccaggccactgctctgtctgctatgccagtggttctcaaacttatttgatcatgcccctcttctttgtgtctgtagtagatTGTGCCCTGTACAAGAGTTTGCTGGGGCTCCACCCtctccggggctgcagggagccacaCCGGTGAGCTTGGGAAATTCGTCCGGCCGTgggggtctccctcggcagctctTGCTGTAACCGGAAGAACACGGTAagcccggccctgctcagggcggGCAATAATGCTacgtcaggagctcaggccctcagtcaggactGAGCAACAAACGAGTACAAAGTATTAAGCccgggccctaggtcagggcggggcaacaaacactgAGTcaagagctcaggccctcagtcagggctgagcaacactaGTAGGCcccaagcctcaaaaggcctgggagagggggagactgccactcacgggttgggtggcaggggggacacaggccctcccactccactgcgtcccagcccggggccctagcagcggcagaagacccgctgctggcaGTGGGGATCCTgtccgcaacacactgacataggctctggcagtgctgcagccagactggggtcggctgcccccgggctacttccacactccccctcggggcctacctgggtcctggtgtcggcctctgggggatccaggaccatgggttcgtcagggcagggattgatcggcaggcccggcggctcctccggatagcgggcgcagggcaggcccggccagtcctggcggcTGCCTTGGGCCGCGGGGTCTTCCCAGTCActagctaggctggagacgtctggtctctccagCGGCTGGGGCCTGACTAAGCTGTGAGGGCGAGCTTTTATACTTctgggtcgccgcctgaccctctgaggggcgggctcagagctccctagctccgcccactccggcctccggatgggctcttccccctccggggcggcggggagccacatcACCTCACTACATGCCCCCATTGGctggccagccagcagccaccgttCTCTGTtcgcccagctttgaaggcagagtGCGTCGGCTgctagctgggcacccagctctggtATGGCATTGGAACCCTGACTTCTCTGCTGCTGATGATGGCAGCATTGCCTTCAGACCTgagtgcccggccagcagccgctgctctccagctgcccagctctgaatgtgcacagtaaatatttttcataattCTTTTTGCATCACCTCCAGAATACATTCCATACCTGCTGGGGGCGcatgccccccagtttgagaacctctgcactatGCCACTTTGCAGCCATCAGTCAGGTTGGTTCCTCCTTCTCCGTACTAGCTGGGCACTCATAGAGGGTGCATCAGGAGCACAGGAAACAccgtctccctgctctcagtgccAGGATCAGAGTCCCTGGTGACTGGGAGGAACCTGCCTGGCTCCAGCACAATGCACAAGGGGAGGGGTAACTGTCACGGGGGGCATGGCTGCTTTGTCCCAGCCCATGGGAAGATGGTGACACAGCAGCAGAACGacccctgtatgtgtgtgtgttcgcTGAAAGCAAATCCTTGGGTGCTGGCTTCCTGAGCTCTAGGCTTGTTGGATGTTGAGGCTGTTCCTTCTCCCAGGATGGGAGAGAGGGCCTGTGGGAGGGATGTAGGAAAGAGAGCGAGGTAGGGAAGGAATGGGAATGAGGAGGAGCAGAAGGAActgggaggaaggctggtcttTTGGTTAAGGCAGTGGGCAAGAGTACAAAAGGTCTGGATTCAGTTCCCGTCTTTGCCGcacactccctgtgtgaccttgggcaagtcacttaatttccctatgcctctgttccccatctgtataggAGGGATGATCATCTTTCTTTTGGCTGCctagactataaactctttgggagCAGGGAGTCCTGTGTGTTTACACagagcctagcacactggggcactgaccttgttggggtctctaggtgctttgagtctcctctcactgaGCTTGGTTTTAAGCTGGTCTAACTCCATTGAGCCCAGTCACTCTTGGCCTATAGTGGGGTACATGAGAAGAGCATTGGGTCTGTAAGCCCAACTATTTAGTGACGCTTGGCATTCATGGTTAATTATATATTGTCCCCTGAGTGTTGATCTGTTGGTCTCTCTTCACTTTCTTGCAGAGCTATTGGACCAGAAGCCCCTGTACTGCTTCAATCTGACGTCCATGCAGGACTCAGAGTTGATCCTCACTGCCACATTCCACTTTTACTCGGACAAGCGCCCCCGGCACCGAGAAGTGTTCTGCAAACGCTCCAAGAACTCATCCTGCCGCCTCCTCCACTTGCCCCAGATCCCACGGCTCAGCCTCATTTTCCGAAGCATTCTCCAGAACTCCGCCTATGGGCTGGTGAAAGGCAATGTCACGGTGTTCCTCCACAGGCGAGGGGCTTGGCAGATGAAGGACATCTCCCACATCATAAAGGAATCTAAACGGGATGGTGAGCTCATCCTCTGTGTGGAGCTTGACTCTGGAGAGAAATACCAGGGCTTCCCCGAACAGCAAACCAATCACTTACCGTACATACTGGTTTATGCTAATGACCTGGCCATATCAGAACCCAACAGTGTGGCCGTGACTCTACAGCGATATGACCCGTTCCCTTCCAGCGATGGGGATCCCAGCCTATCCCCCAATGCTTCCACAGACACCCGGGTCAGGAGGGACATATTTCTTTCCAGCTCTATCCAGAACAACGAGCTGCCGGAGGTGGAatataacaacaacaaatacAACAAACATGACATATGGGAAAGTGCCTACAAGTCCCTAAAACCCAAAACCTCACGCAAGGACCGGAGGAGGAAAGGGCAAGAAAACACAGAGGTGCTCTCAAAATCTCAGATGCTAAATTTTGATGAGAAAACCATGAAGAAAGCCAGACGAAAACAATGGAACGAGCCCAGGATTTGCTCTAGAAGATACATGAAAGTGGACTTTGCCGACATTGGCTGGAATGAATGGATCATATCTCCCAAGTCATTCGATGCATATTACTGTGCTGGGGCTTGCGAGTTTCCAATGCCCAAGGTAGTATGAGTCTCTACTGCtgatgcacttgtctttatttgcAATATGTTGATTTAAGATTACTTAGTCCATCCAACTGCTCCTGCTACTGTGGGATTTTTCCCTTCTTCACAATGCTCAAGGGCTCTGTCCAATCTAGTTTAATGCAAATAACTAGCTCTTAAATGgtgcttttcatccacagatctcaaagcccttttaaaaagaggtcagtatcactatatccattttacagttggggaaactaaggcacagagaggtgatgtgacttgcccaaggtcatccagctggCTAGTGGCGAAGCCAGGAAACAAACCCAGGTCttttgagttccagtccagtgctctgtcctctaTAGGGTTTCCACCAAATTATTTCGGAGCCTATTCTGAAGCCTAACAGATATCGCCATTAAGAAATTTTTCTTAATATGGATCTTCAACTTACACTTCACCCCAATATTTCTAGTTTTATGACCTCAAACCACAGCACACAGGCATACACAATGGATTAAACTATTATCACATGCACCAAATCTTCAGCTTGCTTTTGGATGGGAGGGAAGATTCTACATTAATGGGGCCCAACAATACATCGTACAATAGTGTTACTGCTGTGTTTTGAATCCCTTCTATAGAACTAGATGAAACTTATTAATAAAGTTCCAAGCTGAAGTCCTGTGGGAGCTTTGCCTTCTAGATTTGACCCCAGATGTACATTATGGTTATTATGATTTCCTGCTTTTCTTCGCTGCTAGAACCTGCATATGTGAAAGCAATCTTATATCTAACTCCTCATTCAGCACTACCAGACAAATGAGTTTTCTACTCTCACTGGAGATGTCCTTCTACATTCAAATGTATATATATCATCTGTGCCCTCAACAGGGCACCATAAGAAATAGCAGAAAATACTAGAAAGGATAATTTATGGAGTTTTTGTAAGATATGGAGATAATTAATTTTGTAGAGACTTGGATTTTTAAACAACACACTTTCAAAGCAGGGCACAACTTATACAACTTCAGAAACCTGACAAATGTacatttgttgggggaagagtccacatggtttttgtaaagggaaatcatgcctccccaatccaatagaattctttgagggggtcaacaagcatgcggacaagggtgatccagtggatatagtgtacttagattttcagaatgcctttgagaaggtccttcaccaaaggctcttaagcaaagtaagctgtcgtgggataagagggaaggtcatctcctggatcagtaattggttaaaagataggaaaaaaaggataggaataaatggccagttttcagcatggagagtggtaaatagtggtgtccaggGTTCTGTACTAGGaacagtcctattcaatatattcataagtgatctggaaaaaggggtaaacagcaaggtggcaaaatttgcagatgatacaaaactactcaagatagttaagtccaaaacagactgcaaagagttacaaagggatctcacaaaactgggtgactgggcaacaaaatggcagatgaaattcaatgtggataaatgcaaagtaatgcacattggaaaacatagtcccaactatacatataaaatgatggggtctaaattaactgttaccactcaagaaagagatcttggagtcattgtggatagttctttgaaaacatccactcagcggcagtcaaaaaagtgaacagaatgttgagaatcattaggaaagggatagataataagacaggaaatatcatattgccgctatataaatccactgTACGCCAACAtattgaatattgcatgcagatctggtcaccccatctcaaaaagatatattagaattggaaaaggtacagaaaagggaaacaaaaatgattaggggtatggaacagcttccatatgaggagagattaaaaaaactgggacttttcagcttggaaaagagatgactaagggggatatgatagaggtctataaaatcatgactggtgtggagaaagtaaataagaaagtgttatttactccttctcataacacaagaactagaggtcaccaaatgaaatgaataggcagcaggtttaaaacaaacaaaaggaagtatttcttcacacaacacacagtcaacctgtggaactccttgccagaggatgttgtgaaggccaaggctataacagggttcaaaaaggaactagataagttcatggaggataggtccatcagtggctattagacaagatgagcagggatggtgtccttagcctgtgtttgccagaagctgggattggtcAACATGGGTtagatcacttaatgattatcttttctgttcattccccttgaagcacctggcattggccactcttgggaagacaggatactg from Emys orbicularis isolate rEmyOrb1 chromosome 7, rEmyOrb1.hap1, whole genome shotgun sequence encodes:
- the GDF10 gene encoding growth/differentiation factor 10 — translated: MAGPLACWLLLWALGQGGCHTLPAEEESASRKPRPPAAPLAIASPSRDPPGGSSPSPALGSLAQDAVAVHMLKLYEKYSREGSRPGDGNTVRSFKARLELLDQKPLYCFNLTSMQDSELILTATFHFYSDKRPRHREVFCKRSKNSSCRLLHLPQIPRLSLIFRSILQNSAYGLVKGNVTVFLHRRGAWQMKDISHIIKESKRDGELILCVELDSGEKYQGFPEQQTNHLPYILVYANDLAISEPNSVAVTLQRYDPFPSSDGDPSLSPNASTDTRVRRDIFLSSSIQNNELPEVEYNNNKYNKHDIWESAYKSLKPKTSRKDRRRKGQENTEVLSKSQMLNFDEKTMKKARRKQWNEPRICSRRYMKVDFADIGWNEWIISPKSFDAYYCAGACEFPMPKIVRPSNHATIQSIVKAVGIIPGIPEPCCVPDKMNSLSVLFLDENKNVVLKVYPNMSVETCACR